In the genome of Natronorubrum sediminis, one region contains:
- a CDS encoding tRNA (cytidine(56)-2'-O)-methyltransferase encodes MHDESEVAVLRLGHRPGRDERMTTHVGLTARALGADRVWVPDNAGQSRDTVADITDRFGGPFEVELTDSPQRIIRNWEGRVVHLTMYGERVQDVESEIRDAHQRDGEPILVVVGAEKVPFDVYEEADWNVGVTNQPHSEVAGLAVFLDRLFDGRELEREWEDADRRVVPMETGKRVESADGAHDGE; translated from the coding sequence ATGCACGACGAGAGCGAGGTCGCCGTCCTTCGACTGGGCCACCGACCCGGCCGAGACGAGCGGATGACGACCCACGTGGGCCTGACGGCGCGGGCACTGGGTGCTGACCGCGTCTGGGTCCCCGACAACGCCGGCCAGTCCAGAGACACCGTCGCGGACATTACCGACCGCTTCGGCGGACCGTTCGAGGTCGAACTGACCGACTCCCCACAGCGGATCATCCGCAACTGGGAGGGGCGGGTCGTCCACCTCACGATGTACGGCGAGCGAGTACAGGACGTCGAAAGCGAGATTCGTGACGCCCATCAGCGCGACGGCGAACCGATTCTCGTAGTCGTCGGTGCCGAAAAGGTCCCCTTCGACGTCTACGAGGAAGCCGACTGGAACGTCGGCGTCACGAACCAACCACACTCCGAAGTCGCCGGACTCGCCGTCTTTCTCGACCGCCTGTTCGACGGGCGCGAACTCGAGCGCGAGTGGGAAGACGCCGACCGACGCGTCGTTCCGATGGAGACCGGCAAGCGCGTCGAATCGGCGGACGGAGCACACGACGGCGAGTAA
- a CDS encoding cupin domain-containing protein, which translates to MNKINEDAVDWDEYDPDNEDTRFRRKTLSSAVDATDLGCSLYELPPGKRSWPFHYHTANEEAVYVLAGGGMLRAADGEAPLTAGDFVTLPADERGGHRIVNDSDEPLRYLMLSTMNEPDITVYPEMEKFGVYVGSPPGGRDERSLEGYYRLDDEVEYWGE; encoded by the coding sequence ATGAACAAAATCAACGAGGATGCCGTCGACTGGGACGAGTACGACCCCGACAACGAGGACACCCGCTTTCGACGCAAGACACTCTCGAGTGCCGTCGACGCGACGGATCTCGGTTGTAGCCTCTACGAACTCCCGCCGGGGAAGCGCTCGTGGCCCTTCCACTATCACACGGCAAACGAGGAGGCGGTGTACGTTCTCGCCGGTGGGGGGATGCTTCGGGCCGCCGACGGCGAAGCCCCGCTAACGGCGGGCGACTTCGTCACCCTCCCGGCGGACGAACGCGGCGGCCATCGAATCGTCAACGATAGCGACGAGCCACTCCGATATCTAATGCTCTCGACGATGAACGAACCGGATATCACGGTCTATCCCGAGATGGAGAAATTCGGCGTCTACGTCGGCTCGCCCCCGGGCGGCCGCGACGAACGGTCGCTCGAGGGTTACTACCGTCTCGACGACGAGGTGGAGTATTGGGGGGAGTGA
- the dcd gene encoding dCTP deaminase codes for MILSDADILARLEAGDLAIEPLDDPELQIQPASVDLRLGREFLEFQRTNIPCIHPNSEQEVDEYVTETIVEDGDDFILHPGDFVLGTTYERVEIPADLIAHVEGRSSLGRLAVVVHATAGLCDPGYRGQITLELSNLGTAPVALTPGMRISQLTFTELKTEAERPYGSDRGSKYQDQDGPQASRIQSDDEFGGDQLERE; via the coding sequence ATGATCCTTTCCGACGCGGACATTCTGGCGCGCCTCGAGGCAGGAGACCTCGCCATCGAACCGCTAGACGATCCAGAGCTTCAGATTCAACCCGCGAGTGTCGACCTCAGATTGGGTCGGGAATTCCTCGAGTTCCAGCGGACGAACATCCCCTGTATCCATCCTAACTCTGAACAGGAAGTCGACGAGTACGTGACGGAGACGATCGTCGAGGACGGCGACGATTTCATTCTCCACCCCGGCGATTTCGTCCTGGGGACCACCTACGAGCGCGTCGAAATTCCTGCGGACTTAATCGCCCACGTCGAAGGGCGCTCCTCGCTGGGTCGTCTCGCCGTCGTCGTCCACGCCACGGCAGGCCTCTGTGACCCCGGCTATCGCGGGCAGATCACCCTCGAGTTATCGAACCTCGGGACGGCACCCGTCGCGCTCACCCCCGGAATGCGCATTTCGCAGTTGACGTTCACCGAGTTGAAGACGGAAGCCGAGCGACCCTACGGCAGCGACCGCGGCTCGAAGTACCAGGATCAAGACGGCCCGCAGGCCTCGAGAATCCAGAGCGACGACGAGTTCGGCGGCGACCAACTCGAGCGCGAGTAA
- a CDS encoding class I adenylate-forming enzyme family protein, which produces MDLTDVAQSAREGNVGKLFDETATHHGDGQAMEHHDERTTHAELEAWTAEFAGGLHDLGLEPDDRLLLFLPNCPEYLVASLGSFKAGVVISPVNPQYKRREVSYQLEDTDAKAIVTHPALRPVVDQALEETGRGVEVITVESQYMDRDPEDTFFEDVRGEPTLVERADDDVALLPYTSGTTGKPKGVQLTHQNTRSQVNWTLAASNDDVEPENVRSLIWLPLYHITGFTHTALQPLAGGGSCYFRSALEWDAQECMQLIEDEEITHFVGVTTMYSDMVAADDFGEYDLSSLESAAEGGAKLSTAVQEQFEETAGVDISEGYGLTETHGATHTQSGSSFGLRHGTIGQPLRITDCKIVDESGEEVASGEEGELLVRGPQVMKGYHELPDATDAAFTENGYFRTGDIARRDGLNYYEIVDRKKHMINTAGYNVYPSELENLLLEHDAVADAAVVGIPDERRNEVPKAFVVPADGFEAGEDITDEEIKEYCLERVASYKHPREVELIDDLPRTTSGKIQKYKLEE; this is translated from the coding sequence ATGGATCTTACAGATGTGGCCCAGTCTGCCAGAGAGGGAAACGTTGGTAAACTCTTCGACGAGACGGCCACACACCACGGGGATGGGCAGGCGATGGAACACCACGACGAGCGCACCACGCACGCCGAACTCGAGGCGTGGACGGCCGAATTCGCCGGCGGACTCCACGACCTCGGACTCGAGCCCGACGACCGGTTGCTTCTGTTCTTGCCGAACTGTCCGGAGTACCTCGTCGCGTCGCTCGGTTCGTTCAAGGCCGGCGTCGTCATCTCGCCGGTCAATCCCCAGTACAAACGCCGCGAGGTGTCCTACCAGCTCGAGGACACCGACGCGAAAGCCATCGTCACGCACCCCGCGCTTCGACCCGTCGTCGATCAGGCGCTCGAGGAGACAGGACGGGGCGTCGAGGTAATCACCGTCGAGAGCCAGTACATGGATCGCGACCCCGAGGATACGTTCTTCGAGGACGTGCGCGGAGAGCCGACGCTCGTCGAACGCGCGGACGACGACGTCGCCCTGTTGCCCTACACCTCGGGGACGACGGGCAAACCGAAGGGCGTCCAGTTGACCCACCAGAACACGCGTTCGCAGGTGAACTGGACGCTCGCGGCCTCGAACGACGACGTCGAACCCGAGAACGTGCGGAGTCTCATCTGGCTGCCGCTCTATCACATCACGGGCTTTACGCACACCGCCTTACAGCCCCTCGCGGGGGGCGGTAGCTGCTACTTCCGGAGCGCCCTCGAGTGGGACGCCCAGGAGTGTATGCAACTGATCGAGGACGAGGAGATCACCCACTTCGTCGGCGTGACGACGATGTACTCGGATATGGTCGCCGCGGACGACTTCGGCGAGTACGACCTCTCGAGTCTCGAGTCGGCCGCCGAAGGTGGCGCGAAGCTCTCGACGGCCGTCCAGGAGCAATTCGAGGAGACGGCCGGCGTGGATATCTCCGAAGGATACGGCCTCACCGAAACCCACGGCGCGACGCACACCCAGTCCGGATCCTCGTTCGGTCTGCGCCATGGGACGATCGGACAGCCGCTGCGGATCACCGACTGCAAGATCGTCGACGAGAGCGGCGAGGAAGTCGCGTCGGGCGAGGAGGGCGAACTCCTCGTGCGCGGCCCGCAGGTGATGAAGGGCTACCACGAGTTACCTGACGCCACCGACGCCGCATTTACGGAGAACGGCTACTTCCGAACCGGTGATATTGCCCGGCGAGACGGGCTGAACTACTACGAAATCGTCGACCGGAAGAAGCACATGATCAACACTGCGGGCTACAACGTCTACCCCAGCGAACTCGAGAATTTGCTCCTCGAGCACGACGCCGTCGCGGACGCGGCTGTCGTCGGGATTCCGGACGAGCGACGCAACGAGGTACCGAAGGCGTTCGTCGTCCCGGCCGACGGGTTCGAGGCAGGCGAGGACATCACGGACGAGGAGATCAAAGAGTACTGCCTCGAGCGCGTCGCGAGTTACAAACACCCCCGCGAAGTCGAACTCATCGACGATCTCCCGCGAACGACGAGCGGAAAGATACAGAAGTACAAACTCGAGGAGTGA
- a CDS encoding YIP1 family protein produces the protein MSTTPLVSPSEYFARADAFSRTRTAGLVIGYWLAITVLGLVWRIGSDFGADSVSITYLLQTLEATLLYWVVPTAVLYGFGRALSADLEPAQTLSLAAWGLVPLLAGELVTNALLSVIVALEIDLSGVPVDPDLWILAPLTLLACAWAAAIWRGGLWHGIGLDRSTATTTALLAAGVCAALLLFPMISVLI, from the coding sequence ATGTCGACGACGCCGCTCGTCTCTCCCAGCGAGTACTTCGCTCGAGCGGACGCGTTCTCCCGTACGCGAACGGCCGGACTCGTGATCGGCTACTGGCTCGCGATCACCGTACTCGGACTCGTCTGGCGGATTGGGAGCGATTTCGGAGCGGACTCCGTGTCTATTACGTACCTGCTTCAGACGCTCGAGGCGACTCTGCTCTACTGGGTCGTTCCGACGGCCGTGCTGTACGGATTCGGCCGCGCTCTCAGCGCGGACCTTGAGCCAGCCCAGACGCTTTCCCTCGCAGCGTGGGGACTCGTCCCGCTGCTCGCGGGGGAACTCGTGACGAACGCCCTCCTCTCTGTGATCGTCGCACTCGAGATCGATCTGAGCGGCGTCCCGGTGGATCCCGATCTGTGGATTCTCGCGCCGCTCACGCTACTCGCGTGCGCCTGGGCGGCGGCAATCTGGCGCGGCGGGCTCTGGCACGGTATCGGACTCGATCGCTCGACGGCTACGACGACGGCCCTGCTCGCCGCGGGCGTCTGTGCCGCGTTGTTGCTCTTCCCGATGATTTCGGTGCTCATCTGA
- a CDS encoding DUF4212 domain-containing protein, which yields MSDNTSQDTEHAAETDGGVKTEAYLDKEINIFKPATPFMRDHLRVIWLSFVAWIVVVFGPTTAILFAPEFMTETTVLGGFPLHFFLAAIVTPLGALLLSVGYAMQRDRLDTKYGISHEEAAESDGTVAADGGEP from the coding sequence ATGTCAGATAATACCAGCCAAGATACGGAGCACGCCGCCGAAACGGACGGCGGCGTCAAGACCGAAGCGTACCTCGATAAGGAAATAAATATCTTCAAGCCGGCGACGCCGTTCATGCGGGATCACTTGCGCGTGATCTGGCTCTCGTTCGTCGCGTGGATCGTCGTTGTGTTCGGACCGACGACGGCAATTCTGTTCGCGCCGGAGTTCATGACCGAGACGACTGTCCTCGGGGGCTTCCCGCTGCACTTCTTCCTGGCGGCGATCGTTACACCGCTTGGCGCGTTGTTGCTCTCGGTCGGCTACGCGATGCAACGGGACCGACTGGATACGAAGTACGGAATTTCACACGAAGAAGCGGCGGAATCCGACGGAACCGTCGCTGCGGACGGAGGTGAACCATGA
- a CDS encoding universal stress protein — protein sequence MYDTILVPTDGSDVAENAIDHAVDIAEKYDADVHALYVVDTSTMDITLGAEQVDRIHAGRFDEMPELEARARTALEYVAEQATEHGLGVTESIVGGQPHRQIAKYADDNGVNLIVMGSAGRGGVRRALLGSVAERTLRTTDIPVLVVDVRKD from the coding sequence ATGTACGACACGATTCTCGTTCCAACCGACGGAAGCGACGTTGCGGAGAACGCGATCGACCACGCGGTCGACATCGCTGAGAAGTACGACGCCGACGTCCACGCGCTGTACGTCGTCGACACGAGCACGATGGATATCACGCTCGGCGCCGAACAAGTCGACCGAATTCACGCGGGTCGATTCGACGAGATGCCCGAACTCGAGGCTCGAGCCAGAACGGCACTCGAGTACGTTGCTGAGCAAGCAACAGAGCACGGTCTCGGCGTGACCGAATCGATCGTCGGCGGGCAGCCCCATCGACAGATCGCAAAATATGCCGACGACAACGGGGTCAATCTGATCGTGATGGGGTCTGCCGGTCGTGGCGGTGTTCGGCGAGCACTCCTGGGCAGCGTCGCCGAGCGAACGCTACGAACGACGGACATCCCGGTCCTCGTCGTCGACGTTCGGAAAGACTGA
- the acs gene encoding acetate--CoA ligase produces the protein MSQEEASLEARLEEQEAFEPPESFVEQANVTDPGIYDEFEENWPECWEQAADLLSWENEYDTVLDDSNEPFYEWFTGGDLNASYNCLDRHVEDGAKNRAAIKWEGELGETRTYTYGDLLNEVEAFASTLRDLGVEEDDVVTLYMPMIPELPIAMLACARIGAPHAVVFAGFSADALATRMNAADSEHLVTCDGYYRRGDALDHLSKANEGLEGVEHDVSDVVVVDRLGDALEHSLADNQTDYDELVDEHEGESVEPVSRDAEDMLFLMYTSGTTGKPKGVKHTTGGYLAYTAWTSHAVLDVKPEDTYWCAADIGWITGHSYIVYGPLALGTTTMMYEGTPDYPDKDRMWELVEKNRVDTLYTAPTAIRAFMKWGEEYPARHDLSSLRLLGTVGEPINPRAWKWYYKHIGGESCPIVDTWWQTETGGHMITTIPGIDTMKPGSAGPALPGISGKVVDAEGTEVEPGNAGYLAVDKPWPGMLRTLYQNDERFLQEYWQEYSDEDADEWVYFPEDGAKIDDDGFITVLGRVDDVINVSGHRLGTMEIESAVVGVEGVAEAAVVGGDHDVKGEAVYVYAIPEDGQEPDDDLEEGVVESILDSIGPIAKPEDVIFTPELPKTRSGKIMRRLLENIASGNELGNTSTLRNPEVVDDIAEQVEAE, from the coding sequence ATGTCACAGGAGGAAGCCAGTCTCGAGGCGCGACTCGAAGAGCAGGAGGCCTTCGAGCCCCCCGAGTCGTTCGTCGAGCAAGCGAACGTCACGGATCCGGGAATTTACGACGAGTTCGAGGAGAATTGGCCCGAGTGTTGGGAACAGGCAGCCGACTTGCTGTCCTGGGAGAACGAGTACGACACGGTGCTCGACGACAGCAACGAACCGTTCTACGAGTGGTTTACCGGCGGCGACCTGAACGCGTCGTACAACTGTCTCGACCGGCACGTCGAAGACGGCGCGAAGAATCGCGCGGCGATCAAGTGGGAGGGCGAACTCGGCGAGACGCGCACGTACACGTACGGTGACTTGTTGAACGAGGTCGAAGCGTTCGCCTCAACGCTACGCGACCTCGGCGTCGAAGAAGACGACGTCGTCACCCTCTACATGCCGATGATCCCCGAACTTCCGATCGCGATGCTCGCGTGCGCCCGTATCGGCGCGCCACACGCGGTGGTCTTCGCCGGCTTCTCGGCCGACGCGCTCGCCACGCGGATGAACGCCGCCGACAGCGAGCACCTTGTCACCTGCGACGGCTACTACCGGCGTGGTGACGCCCTCGACCACCTCTCGAAGGCGAACGAGGGTCTCGAGGGCGTCGAACACGACGTTTCGGACGTCGTCGTCGTCGACCGACTCGGTGACGCCCTTGAGCACTCGCTGGCGGACAATCAGACCGATTACGACGAACTCGTCGACGAGCACGAGGGCGAGTCGGTCGAACCGGTCTCGAGAGACGCCGAGGACATGCTGTTCTTGATGTACACGTCGGGGACCACCGGTAAGCCGAAGGGTGTCAAACACACCACGGGCGGCTATCTGGCCTACACTGCGTGGACGAGTCACGCCGTGTTGGACGTCAAACCCGAGGACACCTACTGGTGTGCGGCCGACATCGGCTGGATTACCGGCCACTCCTACATCGTCTACGGCCCGCTCGCGTTAGGGACGACGACGATGATGTACGAGGGGACGCCCGACTACCCCGACAAGGATCGAATGTGGGAACTCGTCGAGAAGAATCGAGTCGATACGCTCTACACCGCCCCGACGGCCATCCGGGCGTTCATGAAGTGGGGCGAGGAGTATCCGGCCCGTCACGACCTCTCCTCACTGCGGCTGCTCGGGACGGTCGGCGAACCGATTAATCCGCGTGCGTGGAAGTGGTACTACAAACACATCGGCGGCGAGAGCTGTCCGATCGTCGACACCTGGTGGCAGACCGAAACCGGCGGCCACATGATCACGACGATACCGGGGATCGATACGATGAAACCCGGTTCCGCCGGCCCAGCCCTACCGGGCATCAGCGGTAAAGTCGTCGACGCCGAAGGCACCGAAGTCGAACCCGGAAACGCCGGCTACCTGGCCGTCGACAAACCGTGGCCGGGGATGTTGCGCACGCTCTATCAAAACGACGAGCGCTTCCTTCAGGAGTACTGGCAGGAGTACTCCGACGAAGACGCCGACGAGTGGGTGTACTTCCCCGAAGACGGCGCGAAAATCGACGACGACGGCTTCATCACCGTGCTTGGTCGCGTCGATGACGTGATTAACGTCTCCGGACACCGACTCGGCACGATGGAAATCGAGTCGGCCGTCGTCGGCGTCGAAGGCGTCGCCGAAGCCGCCGTCGTCGGCGGCGACCACGACGTGAAAGGCGAAGCCGTCTACGTCTATGCCATTCCAGAAGACGGCCAGGAACCCGACGACGACCTCGAGGAGGGCGTCGTCGAGAGCATCCTCGATTCGATCGGCCCGATCGCCAAGCCAGAAGACGTGATCTTCACGCCCGAACTGCCGAAGACGCGCTCGGGCAAGATCATGCGCCGCTTGCTCGAGAACATCGCGAGTGGCAACGAGCTCGGTAACACCTCGACGCTCCGGAATCCGGAAGTCGTCGACGATATCGCAGAACAGGTCGAAGCCGAGTAA
- a CDS encoding sodium:solute symporter family transporter: MIEAVDPVILQETALDVGEFKLVPALTVAAMLILFLGVGYFFRVAAVDELWVAGRSIGSIENGMAIGANWMSAASYLGVASLVALSGYFGLAYVVGWTTGYFILLIFLAAQFRRFGKYTAPDFVGDRFYSDWARGIAAFTTLAIAFTYAIGQASGMGLMAQYIFGISYEMGVILLMGVTIAYVALSGMLGTTKNMAIQYVILIIAFTLGLYAVGWSQGYSTVLPYLEFGSEVSAAAEIETQFVEPFAAAGYYGWIALAFSLIVGTCGLPHVLVRFYTVENERTARWSTVWGLFFICLLYWGTAAYAAFGGLLYNEEVTDIEGFATGDAEMLGIEADALVVLTTQLADLPEWLVGLVAAGAVAAALATTAGLFITASSAAAHDIYTNLYKDNATQREQMIVGRATILGIGALVTLIGLNPPALIGELVAMAFAIAGSIFFPVFFLGLWWENTTKEGAIAGMLAGIVLSFGAILNDTAIPMYTGVEEAVIPAVATWLPGTSSALLGVPIVFSVIIVVSVLTDEPPEDVKRLVRQCHSPEPMQQMESAEDIATDGGLEDGVADGGSTTDAGDRPADDATDGEPETEE; this comes from the coding sequence ATGATCGAAGCGGTCGATCCGGTGATTCTGCAGGAGACGGCCCTCGACGTCGGTGAGTTCAAACTCGTACCGGCGTTGACGGTGGCTGCCATGCTCATTTTGTTCCTCGGTGTCGGCTACTTCTTCCGAGTTGCCGCAGTCGACGAACTGTGGGTCGCCGGCCGCTCGATCGGATCGATCGAGAACGGGATGGCGATCGGAGCGAACTGGATGAGTGCGGCCTCCTACCTCGGCGTCGCGTCGCTCGTCGCCCTCTCGGGGTACTTCGGGTTGGCGTACGTCGTCGGCTGGACGACGGGGTACTTCATCCTGCTCATCTTCCTGGCCGCGCAGTTCCGCCGGTTCGGAAAGTACACCGCCCCCGACTTCGTCGGAGACCGGTTCTACTCCGATTGGGCGCGCGGAATTGCGGCGTTCACGACGCTCGCGATCGCGTTCACCTACGCGATCGGCCAGGCCAGCGGAATGGGGCTGATGGCTCAGTACATCTTCGGCATCTCCTACGAGATGGGCGTCATCCTGTTGATGGGCGTCACCATCGCCTACGTCGCCCTCTCGGGGATGCTCGGGACGACGAAGAACATGGCCATCCAGTACGTCATCCTCATCATCGCCTTCACGCTCGGCCTCTACGCCGTCGGCTGGTCACAGGGCTACTCGACCGTCCTGCCCTACCTCGAGTTCGGATCCGAGGTCTCGGCGGCCGCCGAAATCGAGACGCAGTTCGTCGAGCCGTTTGCCGCCGCGGGCTACTACGGCTGGATCGCGTTGGCGTTCAGCCTGATCGTCGGGACCTGCGGGCTCCCACACGTGCTCGTCCGGTTCTACACGGTCGAAAACGAGCGGACGGCCCGCTGGTCGACCGTCTGGGGCCTGTTCTTCATCTGCCTGCTGTACTGGGGAACGGCTGCCTACGCTGCGTTCGGTGGCTTGCTCTACAACGAGGAAGTGACCGATATTGAGGGCTTCGCCACCGGCGACGCGGAGATGCTCGGTATCGAAGCCGACGCACTCGTCGTCCTCACGACGCAACTGGCTGACCTGCCGGAGTGGCTAGTCGGACTGGTCGCCGCGGGTGCAGTCGCCGCGGCGCTCGCGACGACCGCCGGGTTGTTCATCACGGCTTCGTCGGCAGCGGCACACGACATCTACACGAATCTCTACAAGGACAACGCGACTCAGCGCGAGCAGATGATCGTCGGTCGAGCGACAATTCTCGGAATCGGTGCGCTCGTGACGCTCATCGGCCTCAATCCGCCAGCGCTCATCGGCGAACTCGTCGCAATGGCGTTCGCCATCGCCGGCAGTATCTTCTTCCCCGTGTTCTTCCTCGGCCTCTGGTGGGAGAACACGACCAAGGAGGGCGCAATCGCCGGCATGCTCGCGGGAATCGTCCTTTCGTTCGGCGCAATTCTCAACGACACGGCGATTCCGATGTACACCGGCGTCGAAGAAGCAGTCATCCCGGCAGTCGCGACGTGGTTGCCCGGAACGTCCTCCGCGCTGCTCGGCGTCCCGATCGTCTTCAGCGTGATCATCGTCGTCTCGGTGCTCACGGACGAGCCACCCGAAGACGTCAAGCGACTCGTTCGACAGTGTCACAGCCCCGAGCCGATGCAACAGATGGAATCGGCAGAGGACATCGCGACCGACGGCGGCCTCGAGGACGGAGTGGCCGACGGTGGATCGACGACCGACGCCGGCGATCGACCAGCAGACGACGCCACCGATGGCGAGCCTGAGACGGAGGAGTAA
- the pth2 gene encoding peptidyl-tRNA hydrolase Pth2, protein MKQAIVARTDIGMGQGKLAAQVAHASLSAYEKADKQLRSQWKQGGQKKVVLKGESERQLHELSAIADSEGIPNAVVRDAGHTQLEPGTVTTLAVGPAADDRVDSVTGELSLF, encoded by the coding sequence ATGAAACAAGCCATCGTCGCTCGGACGGACATCGGCATGGGACAGGGAAAACTCGCCGCACAGGTCGCACACGCCTCACTCTCGGCCTACGAGAAGGCTGACAAGCAACTGCGGAGTCAGTGGAAACAGGGGGGCCAGAAGAAGGTCGTCCTCAAAGGAGAGAGCGAGCGTCAACTCCACGAACTCTCCGCCATCGCGGACAGCGAGGGGATTCCAAACGCCGTCGTCAGAGACGCCGGACACACCCAACTCGAGCCCGGAACCGTCACCACCCTCGCCGTGGGCCCAGCAGCGGACGACCGAGTCGACAGCGTCACCGGCGAACTCTCGTTGTTCTGA